One region of Termitidicoccus mucosus genomic DNA includes:
- the gap gene encoding type I glyceraldehyde-3-phosphate dehydrogenase has product MAVKVAINGFGRIGRLVFRALVEQGLLGTTFDVVAVGDIVPADNLAYLLKYDSTQGKFQGTVASKKSSPDKADDDVLVVNGKDILVVSAKTPAELPWAKLGVQLVIESTGLFTDAEKAKGHIAAGAKKVIISAPAKGEDITVVLGVNDDKLDLSKHNIISNASCTTNCLAPLVHVLLKEGFGVAEGLMTTVHSYTATQKTVDGPSKKDWKGGRSAAINIIPSTTGAAKAVALVLPEVKGKLTGMSLRVPTPTVSVVDLTVKTVKPTSLAEIKAAIKKAGETYLKGILGYTEDEVVSSDFIHDKLSSIFDAGSSIELNPNFFKLVSWYDNEWGYSNRVVDLTKIIAAKL; this is encoded by the coding sequence ATGGCAGTTAAAGTCGCTATCAATGGTTTCGGCCGCATCGGCCGCCTCGTATTCCGCGCCCTCGTTGAGCAGGGCCTTCTCGGCACCACGTTTGACGTCGTCGCCGTCGGTGACATCGTCCCCGCCGACAATCTCGCCTACCTGCTGAAGTATGACTCCACGCAGGGCAAATTCCAAGGCACCGTCGCCTCCAAGAAATCGTCCCCCGACAAGGCGGACGACGACGTGCTCGTGGTCAACGGCAAGGACATCCTCGTCGTGTCCGCCAAGACCCCCGCCGAGCTTCCCTGGGCCAAGCTGGGCGTCCAGCTCGTCATCGAGTCCACCGGCCTCTTCACCGACGCCGAGAAAGCCAAGGGCCACATCGCCGCCGGCGCGAAGAAAGTCATCATTTCCGCCCCCGCGAAGGGCGAGGACATCACCGTCGTCCTCGGCGTCAACGACGACAAGCTCGACCTCTCGAAGCACAACATCATCTCCAACGCCTCCTGCACCACGAACTGCCTCGCGCCGCTCGTCCACGTGCTCCTCAAGGAAGGCTTCGGCGTCGCCGAGGGTCTGATGACCACCGTCCACTCCTACACCGCCACGCAGAAGACCGTGGACGGCCCGTCCAAGAAGGACTGGAAGGGTGGCCGTTCCGCCGCCATCAACATCATCCCCTCCACGACCGGCGCCGCCAAGGCCGTCGCCCTCGTGCTCCCCGAGGTCAAGGGCAAGCTCACCGGCATGTCCCTCCGCGTGCCGACTCCGACCGTCTCCGTCGTTGACCTCACCGTGAAGACCGTCAAGCCCACCTCCCTCGCGGAAATCAAGGCCGCCATCAAAAAGGCGGGTGAAACCTACCTGAAGGGCATCCTCGGCTACACCGAGGACGAAGTCGTCTCCTCCGACTTCATCCACGACAAGCTCTCCTCGATCTTCGACGCCGGCTCCTCCATCGAGCTCAACCCGAACTTCTTCAAGCTCGTGAGCTGGTATGACAACGAGTGGGGCTATTCCAACCGCGTCGTTGACCTCACCAAGATCATCGCCGCCAAGCTCTGA
- a CDS encoding phospholipase A codes for MKRITAGFLLLACAVCSSGQEIVLGLLAPTEPLPAGQEATLNLVALNTTDRALPHDEPPVLQGELDGARGGPWPVTLRLIENQASAGDVPARGYESLTYVFAVPAGARGRLVLTIRQPAVMHAVLDVREAEVAAAAKLASGREKTKRASGPDAVPAADATAQEVAPFAPAAPLSNLVPRSVTAKLKRSFLDNFSTYDSVYFIYGPDAPAAKFQFSFQYQMLTNDGWLAREYPFLKGLRFAYTQRSLWDIDGDSSPFYDTSYMPEFFFASFAPARKSNGFFTWLGWQAGIGHESNGRDGDNSRSLNTVSARAAFALGNLDGWNLIVAPKVWAYISDMGDNGDLDDYRGFGELRAVFGKNDSLGISVLARAGQGFRKGAVQVDVTYPLDVFFNNFAAYLLVQYWNGYGESLLHYNERSETIRAGLSIVR; via the coding sequence ATGAAAAGAATAACCGCCGGATTTTTGCTGCTGGCCTGCGCCGTTTGCAGTTCGGGACAGGAGATCGTGCTCGGTTTGCTGGCGCCGACCGAACCCCTGCCGGCCGGACAGGAGGCGACCTTGAACCTGGTGGCGCTCAACACCACCGATCGTGCCTTGCCGCATGACGAGCCGCCGGTGCTGCAGGGGGAGCTTGACGGCGCGCGCGGCGGACCGTGGCCGGTGACGCTGCGGTTGATCGAGAACCAGGCGTCGGCCGGCGACGTGCCGGCGCGCGGGTATGAGTCGCTCACCTACGTGTTTGCCGTTCCCGCCGGCGCGCGCGGCCGGCTCGTGCTGACGATCCGGCAGCCCGCCGTCATGCATGCTGTGCTCGATGTGCGCGAGGCGGAGGTGGCCGCCGCCGCGAAGCTCGCGTCCGGGCGGGAAAAAACAAAACGGGCGTCCGGGCCGGACGCGGTCCCCGCCGCCGACGCGACCGCGCAGGAGGTCGCGCCTTTTGCGCCCGCCGCGCCGCTCAGCAATCTCGTGCCGCGGTCGGTCACGGCGAAATTGAAGCGCTCATTCCTGGACAATTTTTCCACCTACGATTCGGTATATTTCATCTACGGCCCTGATGCGCCCGCGGCGAAATTTCAGTTCAGTTTCCAATACCAGATGCTGACCAACGACGGCTGGCTGGCCAGGGAGTATCCGTTTCTCAAGGGCCTGCGTTTCGCCTACACGCAGCGCTCGCTCTGGGATATCGATGGGGACTCGTCGCCGTTTTACGATACGAGCTACATGCCGGAGTTTTTCTTTGCGTCGTTCGCGCCCGCGCGGAAATCGAACGGCTTTTTCACCTGGCTCGGCTGGCAGGCGGGCATCGGGCACGAGTCAAACGGCCGCGACGGCGACAACTCCCGCAGCCTCAACACCGTGTCGGCCCGGGCGGCGTTTGCCCTCGGGAATCTCGACGGCTGGAACCTCATCGTGGCCCCGAAGGTTTGGGCCTATATCAGCGACATGGGCGACAACGGAGACCTCGACGACTACCGCGGTTTCGGCGAGTTGCGCGCGGTGTTTGGCAAGAATGACAGCCTCGGTATTTCCGTGCTGGCCCGCGCCGGGCAGGGATTCAGGAAAGGAGCAGTGCAGGTGGATGTGACCTATCCGCTCGATGTGTTTTTTAACAATTTCGCCGCTTACCTCCTCGTGCAGTATTGGAACGGCTATGGCGAAAGCCTGCTGCACTACAACGAGCGCTCCGAGACGATTCGCGCCGGCCTGTCGATCGTGCGGTGA
- a CDS encoding Nramp family divalent metal transporter — protein MENVDTDARENEPQPSGGNTRPGHSQRGETGWRLARAERSLPEAHATIAVPRHLGFWRKLLAFSGPGYLVAVGYMDPGNWATDIAGGSQFGYTLLSVIAISSIMAILLQSLCARLGIATGRDLAQACRDHYSKPVSFVLWILCEVAICACDLAEVIGTAIALNLLFGIPLVWGVCLTALDVVLVLWLAHKGFRLLEIIVISLMAVIAGCFGLELLFSQPAVAEVFGGLAPSPEIVTNPAMLYVAIGIIGATVMPHNLYLHSSIVQTRKYEQTPEGKREAVKFAVADSSIALFFAFFINASILIVSAATFHAQGRTDVAEIQDAYLMLSPMLGVGAASTLFALALLASGQNSTLTGTLAGQIVMEGFLNIRMRPWLRRLITRLIAIVPAVICAAIYGESGTARLLVFSQVVLSLQLPFAVIPLVMFTSEKEKMGALVTPPWLRVLAWLVTAIIVVLNIKLLLDFAGITHGGA, from the coding sequence ATGGAAAACGTGGACACCGACGCACGCGAAAACGAGCCGCAACCATCCGGAGGGAACACCCGTCCCGGTCACAGTCAGCGGGGCGAAACCGGCTGGCGGCTGGCGCGGGCGGAGCGAAGCCTGCCCGAGGCGCACGCCACCATCGCCGTGCCAAGGCACCTCGGGTTCTGGCGCAAGCTGCTCGCGTTCTCCGGGCCGGGCTACCTGGTCGCCGTCGGCTACATGGACCCGGGCAACTGGGCGACGGACATCGCGGGCGGCTCGCAATTCGGCTACACGCTGTTGAGCGTCATCGCGATTTCGAGCATCATGGCCATCCTGCTCCAGTCGCTCTGCGCGCGGCTCGGCATCGCCACCGGGCGCGATCTCGCGCAGGCGTGCCGCGACCATTATTCGAAGCCGGTTTCATTTGTGCTGTGGATCTTGTGCGAGGTGGCGATCTGCGCCTGCGACCTCGCCGAGGTCATCGGCACGGCCATCGCGCTGAATCTGCTGTTCGGCATCCCGCTGGTATGGGGCGTGTGCCTGACCGCGCTCGATGTCGTGCTCGTGCTCTGGCTCGCGCACAAGGGATTCCGGCTGCTCGAGATCATCGTCATCTCGCTGATGGCGGTCATCGCGGGCTGCTTCGGGCTGGAGCTGCTCTTCTCGCAACCCGCCGTGGCCGAGGTGTTCGGCGGGCTGGCGCCCTCCCCCGAGATCGTGACCAATCCGGCGATGCTTTACGTCGCCATCGGCATCATCGGCGCGACCGTGATGCCGCACAACCTCTACCTGCACTCCTCCATCGTGCAGACGCGCAAATACGAGCAAACCCCCGAGGGCAAACGCGAGGCGGTGAAGTTTGCCGTGGCCGATTCCAGCATCGCGCTGTTCTTCGCGTTTTTCATCAACGCGTCCATCCTCATCGTGTCGGCCGCGACCTTCCATGCGCAGGGCCGCACCGACGTCGCGGAAATCCAGGACGCCTACCTGATGCTCTCGCCCATGCTCGGCGTCGGCGCGGCGAGCACGCTTTTCGCGCTGGCGCTGCTCGCATCGGGGCAAAACTCCACGCTCACCGGCACGCTCGCCGGGCAAATCGTGATGGAGGGCTTTTTGAACATCCGCATGCGCCCGTGGCTGCGCCGCCTCATCACGCGGCTCATCGCCATCGTGCCGGCGGTGATCTGCGCGGCCATCTACGGGGAAAGCGGCACGGCGCGCCTGCTGGTGTTCAGCCAGGTCGTGCTCAGCCTGCAACTCCCCTTCGCGGTCATCCCGCTGGTCATGTTCACCAGCGAAAAGGAAAAAATGGGCGCTCTCGTGACGCCGCCGTGGCTGCGCGTGCTCGCGTGGCTTGTCACGGCGATCATCGTGGTGTTGAATATCAAACTCCTGCTCGACTTCGCCGGCATCACCCACGGCGGAGCCTGA
- a CDS encoding universal stress protein codes for MYKKILVALENTSADHALLEHVGALAVRLGSELLLLHVADGWAARNFDQLKLAESEEIKADRAYLAARVADVARQGLRAESMLAMGNPPQEILRVAAEHDCDLIALASHGHKALADVVHGSTIAKVRHNTMLPLLVVHGGKPAPL; via the coding sequence ATGTACAAAAAAATCCTAGTCGCCCTCGAAAACACGAGCGCCGATCACGCCCTGCTCGAACACGTCGGGGCGCTCGCCGTGCGCCTCGGTTCCGAACTGCTCCTCCTGCATGTCGCGGACGGCTGGGCCGCGCGCAACTTCGACCAGCTCAAACTCGCCGAGTCCGAGGAAATCAAGGCCGACCGCGCCTACCTCGCGGCGCGCGTCGCCGACGTGGCGCGGCAGGGCTTGCGCGCCGAGTCGATGCTCGCGATGGGCAACCCGCCGCAGGAAATCCTGCGCGTGGCGGCGGAGCACGACTGCGACCTCATCGCGCTCGCCTCGCACGGACACAAGGCCCTGGCCGATGTCGTGCACGGCAGCACCATCGCCAAGGTCCGCCACAACACCATGCTCCCGCTCCTCGTCGTCCACGGGGGAAAACCCGCGCCGCTGTAA
- a CDS encoding indole-3-glycerol phosphate synthase TrpC has translation MDKLTEIMAWKRREIAPLVRPVSLGELAALNARLPAPPSFAAALRRADGKTAVIAEIKRRSPSAGAIAENASAPAQARRYQSAASAMSVLTDHKYFGGTLDDLRAVAAALRGGDSEVTSDKWQVAGDEAGGAPCPPIIRKDFMVHPVQVAEAREAGAGAILIIVRALDDGEIETLHAAARAAGLDALFEIHHEDELARALRHGARIIGVNNRDLSVFKTDLALSERLIPQFPRDVIAVSESGIFTGADAARVRAAGAHAVLVGEALMKARDPAALIRELNG, from the coding sequence ATGGACAAACTCACCGAAATCATGGCTTGGAAGCGCCGCGAGATTGCGCCGCTCGTCCGCCCCGTCTCCCTCGGCGAACTCGCCGCGCTCAACGCCCGCCTGCCCGCGCCGCCGTCGTTCGCCGCCGCGTTGCGCCGCGCCGACGGGAAGACCGCCGTCATTGCCGAGATCAAGCGCCGCTCGCCCTCCGCCGGAGCCATCGCCGAGAACGCCTCCGCGCCCGCGCAGGCCCGCCGCTACCAATCCGCCGCCAGCGCGATGTCGGTGCTGACCGACCACAAGTATTTCGGCGGCACGCTCGACGATCTGCGCGCTGTCGCCGCCGCGCTGCGCGGCGGCGACAGCGAAGTGACAAGTGACAAGTGGCAAGTGGCAGGAGATGAAGCTGGCGGCGCGCCGTGTCCGCCCATTATCCGCAAGGATTTCATGGTGCATCCCGTGCAGGTCGCCGAGGCGCGCGAGGCCGGGGCCGGCGCCATCCTCATCATCGTGCGTGCGCTCGACGACGGCGAAATCGAGACGCTCCACGCCGCCGCCCGCGCCGCCGGGCTCGACGCGCTTTTCGAGATTCACCACGAGGACGAACTCGCGCGCGCCCTCCGCCACGGCGCGCGCATCATTGGTGTCAACAACCGCGACCTCTCCGTTTTCAAGACCGACCTCGCCCTCAGCGAACGGCTCATCCCGCAATTCCCGCGCGACGTGATCGCGGTCAGCGAGAGCGGCATCTTCACCGGCGCGGACGCGGCCCGGGTCCGTGCCGCCGGGGCGCACGCCGTGCTGGTCGGGGAGGCCTTGATGAAAGCGCGCGATCCCGCCGCGCTGATTCGCGAGTTGAATGGTTGA
- a CDS encoding MazG family protein, whose protein sequence is MSAINELRQTIARLRAPGGCPWDREQTHASLTRCLIDECSELLETIDALDMPHMREELGDVLIQVVFHAQLAEESGHFDLDDVAREVNEKLIRRHPHVFGDNRLDTSEQVLVKWEQIKAQEKAAKAAAAGANGNAQPEREKVFKDMPPRLPALMFAEAVWKQIQKKDLPHDGAVDSARVAGLAATLDDEALGRALFELAAAARAKGLDPEGALRRHATKVMSDVEKHLQQQGV, encoded by the coding sequence ATGAGTGCCATCAACGAACTTCGCCAGACCATCGCCCGCCTGCGCGCGCCCGGCGGCTGCCCCTGGGACCGGGAGCAGACGCATGCGTCGCTGACCCGCTGCCTGATCGACGAATGCAGCGAGTTGCTCGAAACCATCGACGCGCTCGACATGCCGCACATGCGCGAGGAACTCGGCGACGTGCTCATCCAGGTGGTGTTTCACGCGCAGCTCGCCGAGGAGTCCGGCCACTTCGACCTCGACGACGTGGCGCGTGAGGTGAACGAAAAGCTCATCCGCCGGCATCCGCATGTGTTTGGCGACAACCGGCTCGACACCTCCGAACAGGTGCTGGTCAAGTGGGAGCAGATCAAGGCGCAGGAAAAGGCGGCGAAGGCCGCCGCCGCGGGCGCGAACGGAAACGCGCAGCCGGAACGCGAAAAAGTCTTCAAGGACATGCCGCCGCGCCTGCCGGCGCTGATGTTTGCCGAGGCGGTGTGGAAACAAATCCAGAAGAAAGACCTGCCGCACGACGGCGCGGTCGATTCCGCCCGCGTGGCCGGGCTCGCCGCGACGCTCGACGACGAGGCGCTGGGCCGCGCGCTCTTCGAACTCGCCGCCGCCGCCCGCGCGAAAGGGCTCGATCCCGAAGGGGCGCTGCGCCGGCACGCGACGAAGGTGATGAGCGATGTCGAAAAACACCTCCAGCAGCAAGGCGTCTGA